From Herbiconiux flava, one genomic window encodes:
- a CDS encoding AI-2E family transporter, producing MFRKKSPRTPETAALQPGSDLEVAGSDSVPGVRINAFRIGLVGGLGVLLSLVIGSAVTQLSTVLIYVGVALFLALGLDPLVSWLERRMPRPLAIVIVFAAVIGLFVGLLFAVIPLVVEQAGNLFRQFPDLVTDFEQSDFVATVQTNLGDFVDINKAVQSATDFVQDPNNLLALGGGLLAVGSGIASGLTGSVIVLILTLYFLASLRSMKKVTYRFVPANKRASFASLTEDVTGAVGRYVVGQIGLAAINGVLSLIFLSIIGAPLPVLFAFVAFLASLIPLVGTLSGSLIIVLVCLFASPITALVALIYYLIYMQVEAYFLSPRIMNRAVSVPGSIVVIAAVAGGTLGSVLGALVAIPIAASAIIIVQKVVFPKQDAKV from the coding sequence GTGTTCAGGAAGAAATCGCCGCGCACTCCCGAGACGGCGGCGCTCCAGCCCGGCTCCGATCTCGAGGTGGCGGGCAGCGACAGCGTGCCGGGCGTGCGGATCAACGCGTTCCGGATCGGCCTCGTCGGCGGGCTCGGGGTGCTGCTCTCGCTCGTGATCGGCTCGGCCGTGACGCAGCTGAGCACCGTTCTGATCTACGTGGGCGTCGCCCTCTTCCTCGCGCTCGGCCTCGACCCGCTGGTGTCCTGGCTCGAGCGGCGCATGCCGCGGCCGCTCGCGATCGTGATCGTGTTCGCCGCGGTCATCGGGCTGTTCGTGGGGCTGCTGTTCGCGGTCATCCCGCTCGTGGTCGAGCAGGCCGGCAACCTGTTCCGCCAATTCCCCGATCTGGTGACCGACTTCGAGCAGAGCGACTTCGTCGCGACCGTGCAGACGAACCTCGGCGACTTCGTCGACATCAACAAGGCCGTGCAGTCGGCGACCGACTTCGTGCAGGACCCGAACAACCTGCTCGCCCTCGGCGGCGGCCTGCTCGCGGTCGGCAGCGGCATCGCGAGCGGCCTCACCGGCTCGGTCATCGTGCTCATCCTGACCCTGTACTTCCTCGCCTCGCTCCGCAGCATGAAGAAGGTCACCTACCGCTTCGTCCCGGCCAACAAGCGGGCGTCCTTCGCCTCCCTCACCGAGGACGTGACCGGCGCCGTCGGCCGCTACGTCGTGGGCCAGATCGGGCTCGCCGCGATCAACGGCGTGCTGAGCCTGATCTTCCTGTCGATCATCGGCGCCCCGCTGCCGGTGCTGTTCGCCTTCGTGGCGTTCCTGGCGTCGCTGATCCCGCTCGTCGGCACGCTCAGCGGCTCCCTGATCATCGTGCTGGTGTGCCTGTTCGCCTCGCCGATCACCGCGCTCGTGGCCCTGATCTACTACCTGATCTACATGCAGGTGGAGGCCTACTTCCTCAGCCCCCGCATCATGAACCGCGCGGTCTCGGTTCCCGGCTCGATCGTCGTCATCGCGGCCGTCGCCGGCGGCACACTCGGCTCCGTGCTCGGCGCGCTCGTCGCCATACCGATCGCCGCCTCGGCGATCATCATCGTGCAGAAGGTCGTCTTCCCGAAGCAGGACGCGAAGGTCTAG
- a CDS encoding Dps family protein yields MTSTIERTVEAPADGGAKTTRRQNAEKGFTASKQLTDDLQKVLVDLIELHLQGKQAHWNVVGKNFRDLHLQLDEIIDAAREFSDVVAERLRALHASPDGRSDTVAATTTLPEYPNGEVDTAETVDLITQRLEATVGTMREVHDEVDDEDPTSADILHAIIDKLEQYAWMVSAENRTPARSK; encoded by the coding sequence ATGACCAGCACCATCGAACGCACTGTCGAGGCTCCCGCCGACGGCGGCGCCAAGACCACTCGACGCCAGAACGCCGAGAAGGGCTTCACCGCCTCGAAGCAGCTCACCGACGACCTCCAGAAGGTGCTCGTCGACCTGATCGAGCTGCACCTCCAGGGCAAGCAGGCCCACTGGAACGTGGTCGGCAAGAACTTCCGCGACCTGCACCTGCAGCTCGACGAGATCATCGACGCCGCCCGCGAGTTCTCCGACGTGGTCGCCGAGCGCCTGCGCGCCCTGCACGCCTCGCCCGACGGCCGCAGCGACACCGTCGCGGCCACCACGACGCTGCCCGAGTACCCGAACGGCGAGGTCGACACGGCCGAGACGGTCGACCTCATCACGCAGCGCCTCGAGGCGACCGTGGGCACCATGCGCGAGGTGCACGACGAGGTCGACGACGAAGACCCGACGAGCGCCGACATCCTGCACGCGATCATCGACAAGCTCGAGCAGTACGCCTGGATGGTCTCGGCCGAGAACCGCACGCCGGCCCGCTCCAAGTAG
- the mtnN gene encoding 5'-methylthioadenosine/S-adenosylhomocysteine nucleosidase — MEEQRTPAPLAIVQVAMADEAAPFLARAEGWAEGPAGERVGQAVLRHVVLDGLPVLLVHSGIGFVNAASALTTAIVRAREQGAGHPLVLSAGTAGGLGAGVAAGDVVVGSAYINIDADARVFGYRLGQVPGMPAVYDADERMLAALASLAPDAGAGWALRTGPIVSSYSFVTADRAAIARTDFPEAAAVDMESSAIAQVSFSNGLGFASVRGISDLATDDAPTDHVDNTALTAERSAQIVLALIRAAS, encoded by the coding sequence ATGGAAGAGCAGCGCACCCCCGCCCCCCTCGCCATCGTGCAGGTCGCCATGGCCGACGAGGCCGCACCGTTCCTCGCCAGGGCCGAAGGTTGGGCGGAGGGGCCGGCCGGCGAGCGCGTCGGCCAGGCCGTGCTGCGCCACGTGGTGCTCGACGGCCTCCCCGTGCTGCTGGTGCACAGCGGCATCGGCTTCGTGAACGCCGCGTCGGCGCTGACCACGGCGATCGTGCGGGCACGCGAGCAGGGGGCCGGGCATCCGCTCGTGCTGTCGGCGGGCACCGCGGGCGGTCTCGGCGCGGGCGTGGCCGCCGGTGACGTGGTGGTCGGCAGCGCCTACATCAACATCGACGCCGACGCGCGCGTGTTCGGCTACCGCCTCGGCCAGGTGCCCGGCATGCCCGCGGTCTACGACGCCGATGAGCGGATGCTCGCCGCCCTCGCCTCCCTCGCCCCCGACGCCGGGGCGGGCTGGGCGCTCCGCACCGGCCCCATCGTCTCGAGCTACTCCTTCGTCACCGCCGACCGCGCCGCGATCGCCCGCACCGACTTCCCGGAGGCCGCGGCCGTCGACATGGAGTCCTCCGCCATCGCGCAGGTCAGCTTCTCGAACGGCCTCGGCTTCGCCTCCGTGCGCGGTATCTCCGACCTCGCCACCGACGACGCGCCCACCGACCACGTCGACAACACCGCGCTCACCGCCGAGCGCTCGGCGCAGATCGTGCTGGCGCTGATCCGGGCGGCGTCGTGA
- a CDS encoding response regulator, with protein sequence MKILIADDDPQILRALRITLGSQGYEIHTAADGAEAIAAAAQTSPDLIMLDLGMPRLDGIEVIEAVRGWSAVPILVVSGRSGSADKVDALDAGADDYVTKPFAMDELLARIRALTRRSAPGPTGGEPVIAFGGVTVDLAAHQVTHDDDRSPVRLTPTEWKLLELLVRNPGRLVTHQELLTEVWGTHRVKETGYLRLYIGQLRKKLEPVPARPRHFVTEAGMGYRFLPDPA encoded by the coding sequence ATGAAGATCCTGATCGCCGACGACGACCCGCAGATCCTGCGGGCGCTGCGCATCACGCTCGGCTCGCAGGGCTACGAGATCCACACCGCGGCCGACGGCGCCGAGGCGATCGCTGCCGCCGCGCAGACCTCGCCCGACCTGATCATGCTCGACCTCGGGATGCCGCGGCTCGACGGTATCGAGGTGATCGAGGCGGTGCGGGGCTGGTCGGCGGTGCCGATCCTCGTGGTGTCGGGCCGCTCGGGCTCGGCCGACAAGGTCGACGCCCTCGACGCCGGCGCCGACGACTACGTCACCAAGCCGTTCGCGATGGACGAGCTGCTGGCGCGCATCCGGGCACTCACCCGCCGCAGCGCCCCGGGGCCGACGGGTGGCGAGCCGGTGATCGCGTTCGGCGGGGTGACGGTCGACCTCGCGGCGCACCAGGTGACGCACGACGACGACCGCAGCCCGGTGCGGCTGACGCCGACCGAGTGGAAGCTGCTCGAGCTGCTCGTGCGGAACCCCGGCCGGCTCGTCACGCACCAGGAGCTGCTCACCGAGGTCTGGGGCACGCACCGCGTGAAGGAGACGGGCTACCTGCGCCTCTACATCGGCCAGCTGCGCAAGAAGCTCGAGCCGGTTCCGGCCCGCCCCCGCCACTTCGTCACGGAGGCGGGCATGGGCTACCGCTTCCTCCCCGACCCCGCCTGA
- a CDS encoding ATP-dependent DNA ligase — protein sequence MGKLLYGTSGIEIEFDDRTLTHLQIVIAAKLRRKESFFFSWKDDPAIGDGRSSIWLDSSIPLYFKFAGGRVPSINREWLDVLTASSNGSGGLQFTEEPGSGGSNGHSHGGASGGPATVR from the coding sequence ATGGGAAAGCTGCTGTACGGCACGTCGGGCATCGAGATCGAGTTCGACGACCGCACCCTCACCCACCTGCAGATCGTGATCGCCGCGAAGCTCCGCCGCAAGGAGAGCTTCTTCTTCTCCTGGAAGGACGACCCGGCGATCGGCGACGGCCGCTCCAGCATCTGGCTCGACTCGTCCATCCCGCTCTACTTCAAGTTCGCCGGCGGGCGCGTGCCCTCGATCAACCGCGAGTGGCTCGACGTGCTCACCGCCTCCTCGAACGGCTCCGGCGGCCTGCAGTTCACCGAGGAGCCGGGTTCGGGCGGCAGCAACGGCCACTCCCACGGCGGCGCCTCGGGCGGCCCCGCCACCGTGCGCTGA
- a CDS encoding DUF4118 domain-containing protein has protein sequence MGRGALRVLLGAAPGVGKTAAMLEEGQRLAGEGRDVVIAVVESHGRAATEAAAEGLEVVPRRQAQGRGAEGRGAKGRLADDRRVEGRGDERRVRGLRGLRGLGELDLEAVLARAPEVALVDELAHTNAPGLAHAKRWRDVEALRDAGIDVISTVNVQHIESLSDVVQRITGLPQHETVPDAVLRDADQIELVDLAPDALRERLTAGQVLPEARIDAALSNFFRLGTLTALRELALLWLADEVDSSLQRYRSEHGIGQNWEARERVVVALTGGPEGEALLRRGARIAARSAGGRLLAVHVSAPDGLRERYPEALARQRALAESLGGSFHQLVGDDVPGALVGFARSSNATQLVLGASRRSRFAALLSGPGVGATVIRESGDIDVHIVTHAEAGARRRLPGTRGALTVRRRVSGLVFALVAGPLLTWLLSAFRSDESITSEVLAYQLLVVVAALIGGLWPALVSAVLSGLTLDYFFVEPLYSVTIADPLHALALVLYVVIAVLVSLVVDRAARRSRAARRSAAESELLATVAGSVLRGQDALQALVTVTREAFGLTAVRLVRGGQVLYSDQGPGGADARPAPGGTDPVAPMPPAADPVAPMPAAADAGPPVRVPVTTPDGDAPARGADPGAADEGAVLELHGRELGASDRRLLAVIVAQLAAALEHQGLAETASGLAPLAAADRVRSALLAAVSHDLRRPLASATAAVTGLRGELPEADRDELLSTAEESLGALARLLTDLLDVSRLQAGVLGVSLAPVDLDDVVPAVLDEVGAGPEQVELELPPGLPAFEADPVLLERVLVNLLSNALRFSPAGERVVVSASAFAGSVELRVADRGPGIPADRREEVFVPFQRLGDLDNLTGLGLGLALSKGFAEGMGGTLEAEDTPGGGLTMVVSLPVARAADDDGADEAQEAHA, from the coding sequence GTGGGGCGGGGTGCGCTGCGGGTGCTGCTGGGGGCCGCGCCCGGTGTGGGCAAGACGGCGGCCATGCTCGAGGAGGGGCAGCGGCTCGCGGGCGAGGGGCGGGACGTCGTGATCGCGGTCGTCGAGTCGCACGGCCGCGCGGCGACCGAAGCGGCGGCCGAGGGCCTCGAGGTCGTTCCGCGCCGGCAGGCCCAGGGCCGGGGCGCCGAGGGTCGGGGCGCCAAGGGTCGGCTGGCCGATGATCGGCGGGTCGAGGGCCGGGGCGACGAGCGCCGGGTCCGCGGGCTCCGCGGGCTCCGCGGGCTCGGCGAGCTCGACCTCGAGGCGGTGCTGGCCCGCGCCCCCGAGGTCGCGCTGGTCGACGAGCTCGCCCACACGAATGCGCCGGGTCTGGCGCACGCGAAGCGCTGGCGCGACGTCGAGGCTCTCCGCGACGCGGGCATCGACGTGATCTCGACGGTGAACGTGCAGCACATCGAGTCGCTGAGCGACGTCGTGCAGCGCATCACCGGGCTGCCGCAGCACGAGACGGTTCCGGATGCGGTGCTGCGCGACGCCGATCAGATCGAGCTCGTCGACCTCGCCCCCGACGCGCTCCGCGAGCGGCTGACCGCGGGCCAGGTGCTCCCCGAGGCGCGGATCGACGCCGCCCTGTCGAACTTCTTCCGCCTCGGCACCCTCACCGCGCTCCGGGAGCTCGCGCTGCTCTGGCTGGCCGACGAGGTCGACTCCTCGCTGCAGCGCTACCGCAGCGAGCACGGCATCGGCCAGAACTGGGAGGCGCGCGAGCGGGTCGTCGTCGCCCTCACCGGCGGCCCCGAGGGCGAGGCGCTGCTGCGGCGCGGCGCCCGCATCGCGGCCCGCTCGGCCGGCGGCCGGCTGCTGGCGGTGCACGTGAGCGCCCCCGACGGGCTGCGCGAGCGGTACCCCGAGGCCCTCGCCCGGCAGCGCGCGCTCGCGGAGAGCCTCGGCGGCAGCTTCCACCAGCTCGTCGGCGACGACGTGCCGGGCGCACTGGTCGGCTTCGCCCGATCCTCGAACGCCACGCAGCTCGTGCTCGGGGCCTCGCGGCGGAGCCGGTTCGCCGCGCTGCTCTCCGGGCCGGGGGTCGGTGCGACGGTCATCCGCGAGTCGGGCGACATCGACGTGCACATCGTGACTCACGCCGAGGCCGGTGCGCGCCGGCGGCTGCCCGGCACCCGCGGCGCCCTGACCGTGCGGCGGCGGGTCTCGGGCCTCGTCTTCGCGCTGGTGGCGGGGCCGCTCCTGACCTGGCTGCTCTCGGCGTTCCGAAGCGACGAGTCGATCACCTCGGAGGTGCTCGCCTACCAGCTGCTCGTCGTGGTCGCGGCGCTGATCGGCGGGCTCTGGCCGGCGCTCGTCTCGGCCGTGCTGTCGGGGCTGACGCTCGACTACTTCTTCGTGGAACCGCTCTACAGCGTCACGATCGCCGACCCGCTGCACGCGCTGGCGCTCGTCCTCTACGTCGTGATCGCCGTGCTGGTGTCGCTCGTGGTCGACCGCGCCGCGCGCCGCTCGCGGGCCGCTCGCCGCTCGGCCGCCGAATCGGAGCTGCTCGCCACCGTCGCCGGCAGCGTGCTGCGGGGTCAGGATGCGCTGCAGGCCCTGGTCACCGTCACCCGCGAGGCGTTCGGGCTCACCGCGGTGCGCCTGGTGCGCGGCGGGCAGGTGCTCTACTCCGACCAGGGGCCGGGTGGGGCGGATGCTCGGCCCGCGCCCGGCGGCACCGACCCCGTGGCTCCCATGCCGCCGGCGGCCGACCCCGTAGCGCCGATGCCGGCGGCGGCCGACGCCGGCCCGCCGGTGCGGGTGCCCGTGACCACGCCGGACGGCGACGCCCCCGCCCGCGGTGCCGACCCGGGCGCGGCGGACGAGGGCGCCGTGCTCGAGCTGCACGGCCGGGAGCTGGGCGCATCCGACCGGCGGCTGCTCGCCGTGATCGTCGCCCAGCTCGCCGCGGCGCTCGAGCACCAGGGCCTGGCGGAGACCGCGAGCGGCCTCGCCCCGCTCGCCGCCGCCGACCGCGTGCGCTCGGCCCTGCTCGCCGCCGTCTCGCACGACCTGCGACGGCCCCTCGCGAGCGCGACGGCCGCCGTGACCGGACTCCGCGGCGAGCTGCCCGAGGCCGATCGCGACGAGCTGCTGAGCACCGCCGAGGAGAGCCTCGGCGCCCTCGCCCGGCTGCTGACCGACCTGCTCGACGTCAGCCGCCTGCAGGCCGGCGTGCTCGGCGTCTCGCTCGCCCCCGTCGACCTCGACGACGTCGTGCCGGCGGTGCTCGACGAGGTCGGTGCCGGGCCCGAGCAGGTGGAGCTCGAGCTGCCGCCCGGGCTGCCGGCGTTCGAGGCGGATCCGGTGCTGCTCGAGCGGGTGCTCGTGAACCTGCTCTCGAACGCGCTGCGCTTCTCGCCCGCGGGGGAGCGGGTGGTGGTGTCGGCGAGCGCGTTCGCCGGTAGCGTGGAGCTGCGGGTGGCCGACCGGGGGCCGGGCATCCCGGCCGATCGGCGCGAGGAGGTGTTCGTGCCGTTCCAGCGGCTGGGTGATCTCGACAACCTCACCGGGCTCGGGCTGGGGCTCGCACTGTCGAAGGGGTTCGCCGAGGGCATGGGCGGCACGCTCGAGGCCGAGGACACCCCGGGCGGCGGACTGACGATGGTGGTGTCGCTGCCGGTGGCGCGCGCCGCTGACGACGATGGCGCCGACGAGGCGCAGGAGGCGCACGCATGA
- a CDS encoding efflux RND transporter permease subunit, which produces MHFLAVLSMKNRALIALVTIVVAVFGGLALTSLKQELIPSIQFPQLAVLTTYPGASPEVVNDDVSTPIETAIAGVEGLETTSATSSTNLSIISATFTYGTDLATAEQKLTQAINRIKSTLPADLDPQVLSGSIDDLPIISIAVSGDDAKALAQQLETTAVPSLEDVEGVREAQVLGQIGQRVTITPDPAALAVRGLSSSAISDAVDANGRLIPAGTLTENGQSYAVQSGSKLASTDDIANLPLPGLDGDGTPITIGEVATVALADDPVTSISRVNGQDALTVSVTKLPSANTVEVSQGVRDLLPQLEADLPGATFTIVFDQAPFIQESIESLATEGLLGLVFAVLVVFVFLLSIRSTLVTAISIPTSVLITFIGLQASGYTLNIITLGALTIAIGRVVDDSIVVIENIKRHLGSLAGAELGPRESGIARASLIVDAVREVAGAITASTITTVAVFLPLAFVGDTTGELFRPFALTVTIALLASLLVALTIVPVLAYWFIRPPKPKEAVASPAAPAPHSHAGPMVDDPALDPAVAGASGAVPGTAVALIEPSRRRARPNAHKALEEEPPTALQRRYLPIIAWTLKHSVVTIAIAIVVLLGTLPLTLLMKTNFLGGSGQNTLTVTQTVPVGSSLEAQSAAATEVESVLEGIDGVETVQLTIGSSGSSLRDAFSGGGDSSITYNITTDENADQEKLQSTVRSEVEAVPDVGEISVSAAAGLGTSSDIAIDVTATNQGDLSTASDAVVAAMTDLGAVEQVSSNLSASRPFVQVAVDRAKAAQAGLSEVAVGGIVSQAMQPTNIGSIVIDDTNYTIYLDSQNPPTTQAQLAELTIPTAAGPARLDSLATVSVVDGPSTITTQKGVRTATVSVTPNSDDLGTASGEVTQALADVSLPAGATAAVGGVVTDQQDAFSQLGIALLVAILIVYVVMVATFKSLLQPLLLLVSIPFAATGAIGLQVISGIPLGVPSIIGALMLVGIVVTNAIVLVDLVNQYRTRGLSVRDALVEGASRRLRPILMTALATIFALLPMAVGLTGKGGFISQPLAIIVIGGLVSSTVLTLIVLPVFYNLVEGARERRRLRRESGDRRGWLRRRRDRKAAAAR; this is translated from the coding sequence GTGCATTTCCTCGCCGTCCTCAGCATGAAGAACCGGGCCCTGATCGCGCTCGTCACCATCGTCGTCGCCGTGTTCGGCGGGCTGGCCCTGACGAGTCTGAAGCAGGAGCTCATCCCGAGCATCCAGTTCCCGCAGCTCGCCGTGCTCACCACCTACCCGGGTGCGAGCCCCGAGGTCGTGAACGACGACGTGTCGACGCCGATCGAGACCGCGATCGCGGGCGTCGAGGGACTCGAGACGACGAGTGCCACGTCGAGCACGAACCTCAGCATCATCTCGGCGACCTTCACCTACGGCACCGACCTCGCCACGGCCGAGCAGAAGCTCACGCAGGCGATCAACCGCATCAAGTCGACGCTTCCCGCCGACCTCGACCCGCAGGTGCTGAGCGGCAGCATCGACGACCTGCCGATCATCTCGATCGCCGTCTCGGGTGATGACGCCAAGGCCCTCGCCCAGCAGCTCGAGACCACCGCCGTGCCGTCGCTCGAAGACGTCGAGGGTGTGCGCGAGGCGCAGGTGCTCGGTCAGATCGGCCAGCGCGTCACGATCACCCCCGACCCCGCCGCGCTCGCCGTGCGCGGGCTGAGCTCGAGCGCCATCAGCGACGCCGTCGATGCGAACGGCCGCCTCATCCCCGCCGGCACGCTCACCGAGAACGGGCAGAGCTACGCCGTGCAGTCGGGCTCGAAGCTCGCCAGCACCGACGACATCGCGAACCTGCCGTTGCCCGGCCTCGACGGCGACGGCACCCCGATCACCATCGGTGAGGTGGCCACGGTCGCCCTGGCCGACGACCCGGTGACCTCGATCTCGCGGGTGAACGGGCAGGACGCCCTGACCGTCTCGGTCACCAAGCTGCCGAGCGCCAACACGGTGGAGGTCTCGCAGGGCGTGCGCGACCTGCTGCCGCAGCTCGAGGCCGACCTGCCCGGTGCGACGTTCACGATCGTGTTCGACCAGGCGCCGTTCATCCAGGAGTCGATCGAGTCGCTGGCGACCGAGGGCCTGCTCGGCCTGGTGTTCGCGGTGCTCGTGGTGTTCGTCTTCCTGCTCTCGATCCGGTCGACGCTCGTCACCGCGATCAGCATCCCGACCTCGGTGCTGATCACCTTCATCGGGCTGCAGGCCTCCGGCTACACGCTCAACATCATCACGCTCGGCGCGCTGACGATCGCGATCGGGCGCGTGGTCGACGACTCCATCGTGGTGATCGAGAACATCAAGCGGCACCTCGGGTCGCTCGCCGGCGCCGAGCTCGGGCCGCGCGAGTCGGGCATCGCCCGCGCCTCGCTGATCGTCGACGCCGTGCGCGAGGTGGCGGGCGCGATCACCGCCTCGACCATCACGACGGTCGCGGTCTTCCTGCCGCTCGCCTTCGTGGGCGACACCACGGGCGAGCTGTTCCGGCCGTTCGCGCTCACGGTGACGATCGCGCTGCTCGCCTCGCTGCTCGTCGCGCTCACGATCGTGCCGGTGCTCGCGTACTGGTTCATCCGCCCGCCGAAGCCGAAGGAGGCTGTTGCCTCACCGGCCGCACCGGCACCGCACAGCCACGCCGGGCCGATGGTCGACGATCCCGCGCTCGACCCCGCCGTCGCCGGAGCGTCGGGCGCCGTGCCCGGCACCGCGGTCGCGCTGATCGAGCCGTCTCGCCGCCGCGCCCGCCCGAACGCCCACAAGGCGCTCGAGGAGGAGCCGCCCACCGCGCTGCAGCGCCGCTACCTCCCGATCATCGCGTGGACGCTGAAGCACTCCGTCGTCACGATCGCGATCGCGATCGTGGTGCTGCTCGGAACCCTCCCGCTGACCCTGCTGATGAAGACGAACTTCCTCGGCGGCAGCGGCCAGAACACCCTCACCGTCACCCAGACCGTGCCGGTCGGCTCGAGCCTCGAGGCCCAGTCGGCTGCGGCGACCGAGGTCGAGTCGGTGCTCGAGGGCATCGACGGCGTCGAGACCGTGCAGCTCACCATCGGCTCGAGCGGCTCCTCGCTCCGCGACGCCTTCTCGGGCGGCGGCGACAGCTCCATCACCTACAACATCACCACCGACGAGAACGCCGACCAGGAGAAGCTGCAGTCGACCGTGCGCAGCGAGGTCGAGGCCGTCCCCGACGTCGGCGAGATCAGCGTCTCGGCCGCCGCCGGCCTCGGCACCTCCTCCGACATCGCGATCGACGTCACGGCGACGAACCAGGGCGACCTGTCGACCGCCTCCGACGCGGTCGTGGCCGCGATGACCGACCTCGGCGCGGTCGAGCAGGTCTCCTCGAACCTCAGCGCCTCGCGCCCGTTCGTGCAGGTCGCGGTCGACCGCGCGAAGGCGGCCCAGGCCGGCCTCAGCGAGGTCGCCGTGGGCGGCATCGTCTCGCAGGCCATGCAGCCGACGAACATCGGCTCGATCGTGATCGACGACACCAACTACACGATCTACCTCGACAGCCAGAACCCGCCCACCACCCAGGCGCAGCTCGCCGAGCTGACCATCCCGACGGCGGCCGGCCCCGCGCGACTGGACTCGCTCGCCACCGTCTCGGTGGTCGACGGGCCGTCGACGATCACCACCCAGAAGGGCGTGCGCACGGCCACCGTCTCGGTCACGCCGAACAGCGACGACCTCGGCACCGCGAGCGGCGAGGTGACGCAGGCGCTGGCCGACGTGTCGCTGCCCGCGGGAGCGACCGCCGCGGTCGGGGGCGTGGTGACCGACCAGCAGGACGCCTTCTCGCAGCTCGGCATCGCGCTGCTCGTGGCCATCCTGATCGTCTACGTGGTGATGGTGGCGACCTTCAAGAGCCTCCTGCAGCCGCTGCTGCTGCTCGTGTCGATCCCGTTCGCCGCGACCGGCGCCATCGGCCTGCAGGTCATCTCGGGCATCCCGCTCGGCGTGCCGTCGATCATCGGCGCGCTGATGCTGGTGGGCATCGTGGTGACGAACGCCATCGTGCTCGTCGACCTCGTGAACCAGTACCGCACCCGGGGTCTCAGCGTGCGCGACGCCCTGGTGGAGGGCGCGAGCCGACGGCTCCGGCCCATCCTGATGACGGCGCTGGCGACGATCTTCGCGCTGCTGCCGATGGCCGTCGGGCTCACCGGCAAGGGCGGGTTCATCTCGCAGCCGCTGGCGATCATCGTGATCGGCGGCCTGGTGTCGTCGACGGTGCTGACGCTGATCGTGCTGCCGGTGTTCTACAACCTCGTCGAGGGGGCGCGCGAGCGCCGCCGCCTCCGCCGGGAGTCGGGCGACCGCCGCGGGTGGCTCCGTCGACGCCGCGACCGGAAGGCGGCCGCTGCACGCTAG
- the corA gene encoding magnesium/cobalt transporter CorA, translated as MIVDNAVYVAGRRTADPESLDETFEVLRARHGFAWIGLYRPTPEELDAVTREFDLPALAVEDALAGHQRAKMEKYGTATFFALRPARYLDAEERVEFGEVHLFLGDDFLISVRHAESPDLGQVRRRMEADPALLAKGPLAALYAVLDQVVDEYAPVVAGVENDIDEIEDQLFNGDQEVSRRIYELSREVMALQRAVHPLVDVLESLRDDLDRPAGPQHPAGPDEELRDDFRDVHDHVLRITDRVDSFRQLLQNALTTHATLVSQDQNNEIKKISSWAAILFTPTLVGTIYGMNFEYMPELHWVLGYPFAMGLMLALGFALYTVFKRKGWL; from the coding sequence GTGATCGTCGACAACGCCGTCTACGTCGCCGGCCGCCGCACCGCCGACCCCGAGTCGCTTGACGAGACCTTCGAGGTGCTGCGCGCCCGTCACGGCTTCGCCTGGATCGGCCTCTACCGCCCCACCCCCGAGGAGCTCGACGCGGTGACCCGCGAGTTCGACCTGCCGGCGCTGGCCGTGGAGGACGCCCTCGCCGGACACCAGCGCGCCAAGATGGAGAAGTACGGCACCGCGACGTTCTTCGCCCTGCGCCCGGCCCGCTACCTCGACGCCGAGGAGCGGGTGGAGTTCGGCGAGGTGCACCTCTTCCTCGGCGACGACTTCCTGATCTCGGTGCGGCACGCCGAATCGCCCGACCTCGGTCAGGTGCGTCGACGGATGGAGGCCGACCCCGCCCTGCTCGCCAAGGGTCCGCTCGCCGCGCTCTACGCCGTGCTCGACCAGGTCGTCGACGAGTACGCCCCCGTGGTGGCCGGCGTCGAGAACGACATCGACGAGATCGAGGACCAGCTCTTCAACGGCGACCAGGAGGTGTCGCGCCGCATCTACGAGCTCTCGAGGGAGGTGATGGCACTGCAGCGGGCCGTGCATCCGCTCGTCGACGTGCTCGAGAGCCTGCGCGACGACCTCGACCGCCCCGCGGGCCCGCAGCACCCCGCCGGCCCCGACGAGGAGCTGCGCGACGACTTCCGCGACGTGCACGACCACGTGCTGCGCATCACCGATCGCGTCGACTCGTTCCGGCAGCTGCTGCAGAACGCGCTGACGACCCACGCGACCCTGGTCAGCCAGGATCAGAACAACGAGATCAAGAAGATCTCGTCCTGGGCGGCCATCCTGTTCACCCCGACTCTCGTCGGCACGATCTACGGCATGAACTTCGAGTACATGCCCGAGCTGCACTGGGTGCTCGGCTACCCGTTCGCGATGGGGCTGATGCTGGCGCTCGGTTTCGCGCTGTACACGGTCTTCAAGCGCAAGGGCTGGCTGTAG